CGCCGACGCCAACGTGAAGATCGCGGAGGCGCAGATCGGCATGGTCGAGGCGCAGATCAAGCAGACCGAGTCGACCCTCAGCGGCGACCGCGCCAACCTCGAGTACACCAAGATCTACGCGCCAATGGCCGGCACGGTGGTCAACATCCTCGCCAAGCAGGGCCAGACGCTGAACGCCAACCAGCAGGCGCCGATCATCCTGCGCATCGCCGACCTCGACACGATGACGGTGTGGACCCAGGTGTCCGAGGCCGACGTGCCGCGGCTGAAGATCGGCATGACGGCGTATTTCACGACGCTGGGCCGGCCCGACCGCCGGCGCTCCGGCAAGCTGCGCCAGATCATGCCCACGCCGCAGGTGGTCAACAGCGTCGTGCTCTACGATTCGCTGTTCGACGCGCCCAACCCCGAGGCCGACCTGCTGCCGCAGATGAGCGCCCAGGTGTTCTTCGTGGTCGGCGACGCCAAGAAGGTGCCCGTCGTGCCGGTGGTGGCGCTGCGCTCGGTGCGCGGCGCCGCCGGCGCCCCCCGCACCTGGCGCGTGCGCGTGCTGGAGAACGGCAAGATCGTCGACCGCCCGGTCGAGGTCGGCGTCACCAACCGCGTCTCGGCCGAGATCAAATCCGGCCTCAAGGTGGGCGAGGAAGTGGTGATCGGCGAGGCGACGACGCCCACGCGCACGATCGCGCCGCAGCCCGGCGGCGGCCAGCGGACGCCGCGGCTATGACCGCGACGCCGATCATCGAGCTGCGCGGCATCACCAAGACCTTCGTGCGCGGCGACATCGCGACCGAGGTGCTGCACGGCATCTCGCTGACGATCAACGCCGGCGAGTTCGCCGCCATCATGGGGCCGTCCGGCTGCGGCAAGTCGACCCTGATGAACCTGATCGGCATGCTCGACCGGCCGACCACGGGCAGCTACCTGTTCAACGGCCGCGAGGTCTCCGAGCTCGACGGCGACGACCGCGCCGTGCTGCGCCGGGAGGCGTTCGGCTTCATCTTCCAGCAGTACAACCTGCTCGCCACCGCGACCGCGACCGAGAACGTCGAGGTGCCGGCCGTCTACGCCGGCCTGCCGCGCGAGACGCGGCTGGCGCGGGCGCGCGAGATCCTGACGACGCTCGGACTCGGCGATCGGCTCGACCACCGGCCCAGCCAGCTCTCGGGCGGCCAGCAGCAGCGCGTGTCGATCGCGCGGGCGCTGATGAACGGCGGCTCGGTGATCCTGGCCGACGAGCCGACCGGCGCGCTCGACAGCAAGAGCGGCGTCGAGGTCATGAAGCTGCTGACCTCGCTCAACGAGGCCGGCCACACCGTGCTGCTGATCACCCACGATTCCGACGTCGCCAGGCAGGCGCGCCGCGTGATCGAGATCCGCGACGGCGACATCGTCAACGACAGCGGCGCCATGCCGGCGGTGTCGGCGACCACGGTGCCGGCGTCGCGCCCGTCGCGCGGCTCGACCGTGCTGCCCGACATGGTCGAGGCCGGCAAGATGGCGCTCCGCGCGCTGCGCGCCAATCTGATGCGCACCCTGCTGACCCTGCTCGGCATCATCATCGGCGTCGCCTCGGTGGTGGCGATGCTGGCGATCGGCGACGGCGCCAAGAAGCAGGTGCTCGACCGCATCACCGCGATGGGCACCAACCTGCTGCTGATCCGCCCCGGCGCGCCCAACGTGCGCCAGTCCGGCGGCCTGACCGCGACCCTGGTGGCGGCCGACGCCACCGCGATCGCCGACCTGCCCAACGTCGCCGCCGCCGTGCCGGAGTTCCCCGGCAGCGTGACGGCGCGCTACCTGAACCGCGACTACGTCACCCAGGCCGACGCCACGACGGCGCAGTTCCCGCAGGCGCGCGACTGGCCGGTCGCCAGCGGCGCGTTCTTCAGCGACGAGGACGTGACGCGCTTCGCCGCCGTCACGGTGCTCGGCCAGACCGTGGCCAGGGCGCTGTTCCCCGGCGGCGAGAATCCGATCGGCGCCTACGTGCTGGTCAACAACGTGCCGTTCCAGGTGATCGGCGTGATGGCGGCCAAGGGCGCCTCGCCGTTCGGCAGCGACCAGGACGACATCATGTTCACGCCGCTGACCACCGGCAGCCTGCGGCTGTTCGGCCAGCGCTACGTGCGGTCGATCACCGTGCAGGTCGAGGACGTCTCGCGCATCGACGCCACCCAGGAGGCGATCCGCCGCCTGCTGATCGACCGCCACCGGGCGGAGGATTTCCAGATCCGCAACATGGCGTCGATCCTCGAGACCGCGACCGAGACGCAGAACACGCTGACGCTGCTGCTGGGCTCGATCGCGGCGATCTCGCTGCTGGTCGGCGGCATCGGCGTGATGAACATCATGCTGGTCAGCGTCACCGAGCGCACGCGCGAGATCGGCATCCGCATGGCCACCGGCGCGCGCCGCTTCAACATCCTGCTGCAGTTCAACACCGAGGCGCTGGCGGTGTGCGCGCTGGGCGGCGTGATCGGCGTGCTGGTCGGGCTCGGCACCGCCGGCGCCTTCGTGGCGTTCGGACGGCCGGTGGTGTTCTCGGCCGGGCCGGTGCTGCTGGCGTTCGGCTGCGCCACCGCCACCGGCCTGCTGTTCGGCTACCTGCCGGCGCGCAAGGCCGCGATGCTCGACCCCGTCGTCGCCCTGGCGGCGGATTGAGGCGGCGGATGTCCGGCATGGTCGGCCAGTTCGGGTGGCGACGCCTATTCCCTCTCCGCCACGGAGTGGGGGAGAGGGCGGGGCCCGCGCCGAAGGCGCGGGAGGGTGAGGTGGTCGTGGTGTCGGTCGTGGCGGTGATCGAAACGCGACGTGCGTCGATACCGGGCATCGACGACTCGACGGCGACCCACCTCACCCCGACCCTCTCCCCCCGCAAGCGGGCGGAGAGGGAGGATGACGCGGGAGCGTATGCTGTCCGCCTCCACACGATTTCAAGCCGCCCCGTCGTCGCGTCCGCCTTCCCTTCCTCCACGTCACATGTTGAATCCTGACATGCGCCGCGCCCGTTTCCTCGCATCAGCCGCGTCGGCCGTCCTGGTCGGCGGCTGCTCGCTGCTGGGTCCCGCCTACAAGGCCGGGAAGGTCGACACGCCGGAGCGCTGGCAGTGGGGCGCCGCGGGCGCCGGCGAATGGCCCGATCCGGCGTGGTGGCGCGGCTTCGGCAGCGCCGAGCTCGACCGGCTCCAGGGCGAGGCCGTCGCCGGCAACCGCGATCTGCGCGCCGCCGTGGCGCGTGTCGCCCAGGCCGAGGCGCAGGCGAAGATCGCCGGCGCCGCGCTGCTGCCGACGCTGGGTGCCGACGCTTCGGTGTCGCGCGTCTCGCAGTCGACCTCGCGCGGCCGGGCCGCGACCACGACCTACGGCGTCGGCCTGACGGCCGGCTACCAGATCGACCTGTTCGGCGCCAACGCCGCGGCGGCCGGCGCGGCGCGCACGCGCGTCGAGGCCAGCCGCTACGACCGCGAGACCGTGGCGCTGACCGTCAACGCCGGCGTCGCCGCGACCTACTTCCAGCTTCTGGCGCTGCGCGACCGCACGCGGTTCGCGACCGCCTCGCTGGCGGCCGCGACGCGGCTGCTCCAGCTGCTCGAGGAGCAGCGGCGCATCGGCACGACGTCCGACCTCGAGGTGGCGCAGCAGCGGGCCTCGGTCGCCTCGCAGCGCGCCTCGATCCCGGCGCTGGTGCAGGCCGAGCGCGAGACGCTGGCGGCGCTGGCGCTGCTGCTCGGCCGCGCGCCGCAGGGCTTCACCGCCGACGGCCGCGACCTGTCGACCCTGCGCCCGCCGCCGGTGGTGTCCGGAATCCCGTCCGAGCTGCTGCAGCGCCGCCCCGACATCCGGCGTGCCGAGGCCGACCTGCGGGCGGCGAATTTCGACATCGCGCAGGCGCGCGCGGCGCGCTTCCCGCGCATCCAGCTGACCGCCGACGCCGGCTCGAGCAGCGCGGCCCTGTCCAACCTGTTCAACCCCAGCGGCTTCCTCTACGCGCTCGCCGCCGGCCTGGTGGCGCCGATCTTCGAGGGCGGCCGGCTGAAGGGGCAGGAGAAGCTGAGCCAGGCGCGCTACGAGGAGCTGGTCCAGAGCTACCACAACGCCATCCTCTCGGCGTTCCGCGACGTCGACAACGCGCTGAGCGGCGTCGAACAGTTCCGTCAGCAGCTCGTGTTCGAGCGCGAGGCCCGCGCCCACGCGCGCGACGCCTACCGTCTGGCCGAGCTGCGCTACCGTGCCGGCTCGGTCGACTTCCTGACCGTGCTCGTGACGCAGCGGGCCGTGCTTCAGAGCGAGGACGCGGTGGTGCTCGCCGAGCTGGCGCAGGCTGGCGCGCTGGTCGATCTCTACAAGGCGCTGGGCGGCGGCTGGAGCGGCGCGCTAGCGCAGTAGCGCGGCGGCGGCCGGATTGTACCGGGACAAATCCGCGCTTCGCGATCCCCCCGCAGCGGGCTATCGCGGTGCGCCACGCTTCGACGGCCGCCGAACCATCACGTCCGCGCGGCCGGCTAGAAGCGTGGCCTGCCGCGTCGGCGCGCCGCCGACGCCCGTGGAGCGCCGTTCCGTCCGATGCCGCCGATCCTCGCCGCCACGCCGCTGCTGATCGTCATCGCGCTGCTCGCCAGCGGCCGCGTCGGCGCGCTGGTGGCGGGCGCCGCCGGACTCGCCGCCACCGTCGCCGCCATCGTCCTGTCGCCGCCGGCCGGCGCGGCGCTGGGCGGTTTCCTCGCGCATCACGGCGCGGTCGGCGCCTGGCTGGCGTGGCAGGTCGTCGCCATCGTGGTCGGCGGCGTGTTCTTCCACCGCTGCGTCCAGAGCCGGGCGCGGATTGCCGACGCGGCGGGCGCGACGCCGACGCCGGCCGACACCCACCGCCAGCTCTACTTCATCGCCTTTCTGCTCGGGCCGTTCGCGGAGTCGGTCACCGGATTCGGCGTCGGCACCATCGTGGCGCTGGCGGCGATCGCTCGGCTCGGGTTGGGCGGATTGCCGGCGCTGACCTTCGCGCTCTACAGCCAGAGCTTCGTGCCGTGGGGCGCGCTGGCGGTCGGCACCACCGTCGGGGGATTGCTGGCGGGGATCACGCCGACCGATCTCGGGCTGCGCTGCGCGCTGCTCCAGGCGCCGATCCATCTTGGCTACCTGCTGCTGTTCTGGCGGTATTGCGCGCAGGCCGGATCGCCGCTGGACTGGCGCCGCCGCCTCGACGACCTCGCGTGGACGGCGTCGGCGGTGGCCGGCGTGTGGGCTGCCCACGCCATCGTCGATGTCGAGATCGCGGGTGCCGCGCCGCTGGGCGCGCTGGTGGCGCTGCGCTGGTGGCGCGACGCCCGGCCGGACGGCGCCAGGATCGCCTCGGCGGCGCTGGGGGCGGCGCCGTACATCGCGCTGACGCTGGCGTTGCTGGCGACGCGCATCGTCGCGCCGTTGCAGGCGGCGCTGAAGACGCTGGCGGCATGGCGGCCGCTCGACGGCCAGCCGGCCTTCGCGCCGTTCTACGCGCCGGGCTTCTGGCTGGTGGCCGTCGGCGTCGCGACGCTGGTCGCCGCCCGCGCCGCGCCGGCGCCGGTGCTGCGCGCCACGGCCGCCGCGGCGTGGCGGCCGTCGGTGGTGACGCTGCTGTTCGTCGTCATGGCCGCCTACTACGTCGCCGGCGGCATGGCGGCGGCGATCGCCGACGCGCTGCATCGCGCTGCGGGCGATTCGGCGGCGTTCGGCGCGCCGTTCTTCGCCGCGCTGGGCGGCTTCCTCACCGGCAGCGGCGCGGCCTCCAACGCCATGCTGATGCCGATGCAGACCGCGCTGGCCGGCGAGGCGCGGCTCGACCGCGCCTGGATGGCGGCGGTGCAGAACGGCGTCACCGCCAACCTCACCATGCTGTCGCCGATCCGCGTGTCGATGGGCGTGGCGCTGCTGGCGCTGGCCGGCGGCGAGAGCGCCGCCTACCGCCGCGTCTGGCCGCTTGCGCTGCCGCCACTGCTCGCCGGCCTCGCCGCCGTCGGTCTGCTGCTGGCGACGCGCGGGTGACGGCGCGACGCGGCGGCAAAACCGTTGTTCCGCCATCCGCGCAATGGCGCGGGCGGGCCGGCGGCCGCGCGATTCCATCGCGGCGGGAAATCCTCTAGGGTGCGGCGCTTCGCGGATCGGGCCGGAACGGCGCAGGAGATGGACATGGCGAACGTCGCGTTTCTCGGACTTGGCGTGATGGGCTATCCGATGGCCGGGCACCTCGCGGCCAAGGGGCACACGGTCACCGTCTACAACCGCACCTTCGCCAAGGCGGAGAAGTGGACGGCGCAGCACAAGGGCGACGCCAAGCGCACGCCGCGCGAGGCCGCCGCCGGCAAGGACATCGTGTTCTGCTGCGTCGGCAACGACGACGACCTGCGCGGCGTCATGCTGGGCGCCGACGGCGCGCTGGCCGGCATGAAGTCCGGCGCCATCGTCGTCGACAACACCACCGCCTCGGCCGACGTCGCGCGCGAGCTGCACGCGCTGGCCGCCAAGAGCGGGATCGCGTTCATCGACGCGCCGGTGTCGGGCGGCCAGGCCGGCGCCGAGAACGGCCAGCTCACGGTGATGTGCGGCGGCGACCAGGCGGCGTTCGACAAGGCCAAGCCGGTGGTCGACGCCTTCGCCAAGGCGGTGACGCTGATCGGGCCGCCGGGCGCCGGCCAGCTCACCAAGATGATGAACCAGATCTGCATCGCCGGCATCGTGCAGGGCCTCTCCGAGGCGGTGGCGCTGGGCATGCGCGCCGGGCTCGACATGGAGAAGGCGATGGGCGCCATCTCGAAGGGCGCCGCCCAGAGCTGGCAGATGGAGAACCGCTGGCAGAACATGGTCGCCGGCAAGTTCGACTACGGCTTCGCCGTCGACTGGATGCGCAAGGATCTCGGCATCTGCCTCGACGAGGCCAAGCGCAACGGCGCGCGCCTGCCGCTGACGGCGCTGGTCGACCAGTTCTACGGCACCGTGCAGCTGCGCGGCGGCAAGCGCTGGGACACCTCGAGCCTGATCCATCTGCTCAACAACCCCTGAGGCCGGCGCGCCGCGACCGGCGCTCCGCCCGCGAGACCGCCATGACACGCGCCCGCCCGCTGGCGATCGTCGTCTTCAGCGCCGCCTGCGTCCTGCTGATCGGCATGGGCCTGCGGCAGGCGTTCGGCCTGTTCCTGCCGCGCATGACCGTCGATCTCGGCATGTCGCGTGAGATGTTCGGCTTCGGCGTGGCGTTGCAGAATATCCTTTGGGGTATCGGCGCCCTCCCGGCCGGTGTTCTGGCCGATCTCTACGGCTCGGCCCGGGTCGCGGCGACCTGCGCACTGCTCTACGTGGGAGGTCTGGTCCTGATGGCCCTTGCCGATGGGCCCGCACTCTATATCGGTGGTAGCATCCTGCTCGGCATCGGTCTTGGTGGCGTTAGCTTCAGCGTCGTGATGAGCGCCGTCGGCAAGGCGGCGCCGCCGGAATCCCGAGTAACAATGCTCGCTTGGGTCGGATTCGGCGGCGCCATCGGCCAGTTCTTGGCGATTCCCCTGACTCATGCGTTGATCGCTGGCCTCGACTGGCGCTTGGCGATGGCGGTGTGCGCTGCATTGTCGGCGATCATGCTGCCGCTGACCGCCGGGATCGCCGGGGTGAGGGGCGACAATGCTGACGGCGCCCAACCGTCACAGACGCTTCGCGAAGCGTTGCGGGAGGCGTTTTCAACCCCGAGCTACGTGCTGTTGACGATCGGCTTCTTCGTCTGCGGTTTCCAGCTCGCCTCGATCACGACGCATCTGCCGGCCTATCTCGTCGACCTCCGCCTGCCGGCGTCGCTTGGCGCCGTCGCGCTGATGATCATCGGACTGGCCAACATCGCCGGCAATTTCGCCGCCGGGTGGCTGGCGGGCCGCTTCGAGAAGCGCGCGATCCTGGCCGCGCTCTACGCGATCCGCGGCGTCAGCATGGTGGCCTTCCTGCTCATGCCGCCGTCGGCGTTCAGCGTCTCCGTCTTCGCGCTCGGCATGGGTGTGACCTGGCTGGCGACCGTGCCGCTGACCGGCGGGCTGGTGGCGACGTTCTTCGGCCCCGCCTTCATGTCGACGCTCTACGGCATCGTGTTTTTCAGCCATCAGCTCGGCGGCTTCTTCGGCGCCTGGCTGGCGGGCGCGCTGTACGACCGCACCGGCTCGTACTCGCTGGTGTGGTGGAGCAGCGCGGCGCTGGCGTTCATCGCCGCGGCGATGCACTGGGCGATCGTCGAGCGGCCGGCGGCGCGCCCCGCCCACGCCTGAACGCCCTCGGAGGTCCGGCCATGTTCACGCTCTACGGACACCGCGGCTGGGGTTCGGTCCTGATCGAGGCCCAGTTCGCCTGGTACGGCACGCCGTTCGAGTTCGTGGACGTCGGCAACCTGTTCAAGCAGCCCGAGGCGCGCGGCCGTCTGGTGGACGTCAATCCGCTCGCGCAGGTACCGACCCTCGTGCTGCCGGACGGCTCGATCATGACGGAGAGCGCGGCGATCACGCTGTTCCTCGCCGATTCGGCGCCGGCCGGACGCGCGCTGGTGCCGTCGCCCGGCGATCCGGCGCGGCCCGCCTTCCTGCGCTGGCTCGTGTTCCTCGTCGCCAACGTCTACCCGACCTTCACCTACATCGATGTGCCCGACCGCTTCGTCGCCGATCCGAC
The genomic region above belongs to Rhodospirillales bacterium and contains:
- a CDS encoding efflux RND transporter periplasmic adaptor subunit codes for the protein MSRRNAIVLIAAIAVVAAAVGGWTLWPGSSGPGRAAPITQKVVIGDVEDTVAAVGVLQPLEYVDVGTQVSGQLQRIFVEPGSKVEKGKLLAQIDPTVYQSRVNANEAQLLNLRAQLSDKRAQKILADQQLKRQRELLAARATSQDAYDIADANVKIAEAQIGMVEAQIKQTESTLSGDRANLEYTKIYAPMAGTVVNILAKQGQTLNANQQAPIILRIADLDTMTVWTQVSEADVPRLKIGMTAYFTTLGRPDRRRSGKLRQIMPTPQVVNSVVLYDSLFDAPNPEADLLPQMSAQVFFVVGDAKKVPVVPVVALRSVRGAAGAPRTWRVRVLENGKIVDRPVEVGVTNRVSAEIKSGLKVGEEVVIGEATTPTRTIAPQPGGGQRTPRL
- a CDS encoding MFS transporter; this translates as MTRARPLAIVVFSAACVLLIGMGLRQAFGLFLPRMTVDLGMSREMFGFGVALQNILWGIGALPAGVLADLYGSARVAATCALLYVGGLVLMALADGPALYIGGSILLGIGLGGVSFSVVMSAVGKAAPPESRVTMLAWVGFGGAIGQFLAIPLTHALIAGLDWRLAMAVCAALSAIMLPLTAGIAGVRGDNADGAQPSQTLREALREAFSTPSYVLLTIGFFVCGFQLASITTHLPAYLVDLRLPASLGAVALMIIGLANIAGNFAAGWLAGRFEKRAILAALYAIRGVSMVAFLLMPPSAFSVSVFALGMGVTWLATVPLTGGLVATFFGPAFMSTLYGIVFFSHQLGGFFGAWLAGALYDRTGSYSLVWWSSAALAFIAAAMHWAIVERPAARPAHA
- a CDS encoding L-lactate permease, producing MPPILAATPLLIVIALLASGRVGALVAGAAGLAATVAAIVLSPPAGAALGGFLAHHGAVGAWLAWQVVAIVVGGVFFHRCVQSRARIADAAGATPTPADTHRQLYFIAFLLGPFAESVTGFGVGTIVALAAIARLGLGGLPALTFALYSQSFVPWGALAVGTTVGGLLAGITPTDLGLRCALLQAPIHLGYLLLFWRYCAQAGSPLDWRRRLDDLAWTASAVAGVWAAHAIVDVEIAGAAPLGALVALRWWRDARPDGARIASAALGAAPYIALTLALLATRIVAPLQAALKTLAAWRPLDGQPAFAPFYAPGFWLVAVGVATLVAARAAPAPVLRATAAAAWRPSVVTLLFVVMAAYYVAGGMAAAIADALHRAAGDSAAFGAPFFAALGGFLTGSGAASNAMLMPMQTALAGEARLDRAWMAAVQNGVTANLTMLSPIRVSMGVALLALAGGESAAYRRVWPLALPPLLAGLAAVGLLLATRG
- the macB gene encoding MacB family efflux pump subunit translates to MTATPIIELRGITKTFVRGDIATEVLHGISLTINAGEFAAIMGPSGCGKSTLMNLIGMLDRPTTGSYLFNGREVSELDGDDRAVLRREAFGFIFQQYNLLATATATENVEVPAVYAGLPRETRLARAREILTTLGLGDRLDHRPSQLSGGQQQRVSIARALMNGGSVILADEPTGALDSKSGVEVMKLLTSLNEAGHTVLLITHDSDVARQARRVIEIRDGDIVNDSGAMPAVSATTVPASRPSRGSTVLPDMVEAGKMALRALRANLMRTLLTLLGIIIGVASVVAMLAIGDGAKKQVLDRITAMGTNLLLIRPGAPNVRQSGGLTATLVAADATAIADLPNVAAAVPEFPGSVTARYLNRDYVTQADATTAQFPQARDWPVASGAFFSDEDVTRFAAVTVLGQTVARALFPGGENPIGAYVLVNNVPFQVIGVMAAKGASPFGSDQDDIMFTPLTTGSLRLFGQRYVRSITVQVEDVSRIDATQEAIRRLLIDRHRAEDFQIRNMASILETATETQNTLTLLLGSIAAISLLVGGIGVMNIMLVSVTERTREIGIRMATGARRFNILLQFNTEALAVCALGGVIGVLVGLGTAGAFVAFGRPVVFSAGPVLLAFGCATATGLLFGYLPARKAAMLDPVVALAAD
- a CDS encoding glutathione S-transferase, which translates into the protein MFTLYGHRGWGSVLIEAQFAWYGTPFEFVDVGNLFKQPEARGRLVDVNPLAQVPTLVLPDGSIMTESAAITLFLADSAPAGRALVPSPGDPARPAFLRWLVFLVANVYPTFTYIDVPDRFVADPTGVKELTERVSAYRDTLWRQVETAVGAPWFLGARFSALDIYLEVMTRWTPKRGWFEANTPKIHAAAAAVDRVPELVPVWERNYRG
- a CDS encoding efflux transporter outer membrane subunit, with protein sequence MRRARFLASAASAVLVGGCSLLGPAYKAGKVDTPERWQWGAAGAGEWPDPAWWRGFGSAELDRLQGEAVAGNRDLRAAVARVAQAEAQAKIAGAALLPTLGADASVSRVSQSTSRGRAATTTYGVGLTAGYQIDLFGANAAAAGAARTRVEASRYDRETVALTVNAGVAATYFQLLALRDRTRFATASLAAATRLLQLLEEQRRIGTTSDLEVAQQRASVASQRASIPALVQAERETLAALALLLGRAPQGFTADGRDLSTLRPPPVVSGIPSELLQRRPDIRRAEADLRAANFDIAQARAARFPRIQLTADAGSSSAALSNLFNPSGFLYALAAGLVAPIFEGGRLKGQEKLSQARYEELVQSYHNAILSAFRDVDNALSGVEQFRQQLVFEREARAHARDAYRLAELRYRAGSVDFLTVLVTQRAVLQSEDAVVLAELAQAGALVDLYKALGGGWSGALAQ